From one Gallionella capsiferriformans ES-2 genomic stretch:
- the rpoH gene encoding RNA polymerase sigma factor RpoH: protein MNIANSLPMPSALGSLDSYIHLVRRYAVLSQEEEFDLATRFRNDNDLDAARQLVLSHLRVVVSVARGYAGYGLPQADLIQEGNIGLMKAVKHYDPEFGVRLVSFALHWIRAEINEFVVRNWRMVKIATTKAQRKLFFNLRSLKQGLESLKPKQISEIAEQLNVSEHDVIEMEARFAGHEVALDPAGSDDDDTYAPIQYLADSEEHEPSNILESSEGLSLRTQGLARALASLDDRSRRIVEARWLSEDQNATLHDLAAEFKVSAERIRQIEQKAMSKMHTFLSAN from the coding sequence ATGAATATTGCCAACAGCTTACCCATGCCCTCTGCCCTAGGCAGTCTGGACAGTTACATACACCTTGTCAGACGTTACGCAGTCTTGAGCCAGGAAGAGGAATTCGACCTCGCCACCCGCTTTCGCAACGACAATGATCTGGATGCTGCCCGTCAGCTGGTCTTATCCCACTTAAGAGTGGTGGTCAGCGTCGCGCGCGGTTACGCGGGATATGGCCTACCTCAGGCTGACTTGATACAGGAAGGCAATATCGGCCTGATGAAGGCCGTTAAGCATTACGATCCTGAGTTCGGTGTTCGCCTCGTCTCCTTCGCGCTGCACTGGATACGCGCCGAGATCAACGAATTCGTAGTTCGCAACTGGCGGATGGTTAAAATCGCTACCACCAAGGCGCAACGCAAGCTATTTTTTAATCTGCGAAGTTTGAAGCAAGGGCTGGAGTCCCTCAAGCCTAAGCAGATCAGTGAAATTGCCGAACAACTCAATGTCAGCGAGCACGACGTAATTGAGATGGAAGCCCGTTTTGCAGGTCATGAGGTTGCACTCGACCCCGCAGGCTCCGATGACGACGATACCTATGCGCCGATACAATATCTGGCTGACAGCGAAGAGCACGAGCCTTCCAATATTCTGGAGTCATCAGAAGGACTTAGTCTGCGCACCCAAGGGCTGGCACGCGCCTTAGCAAGCCTCGACGATCGCAGTCGACGCATCGTTGAAGCCCGCTGGCTATCAGAAGATCAGAATGCCACACTGCACGATCTCGCCGCTGAATTTAAAGTCTCCGCGGAACGCATCCGTCAGATCGAACAAAAGGCGATGAGTAAAATGCACACTTTCTTATCTGCTAACTAA